The following are encoded together in the candidate division KSB1 bacterium genome:
- a CDS encoding acid phosphatase, which yields NEKENWGSDKTTRRNFLAQSHRIILLFGDDLNDFVSGAKVSLETRVELANKYKNYWGEKWITIPNPLYGSWEAALYEFDYSHSKEQKIQKKMNRLNTLK from the coding sequence AAATGAAAAAGAGAATTGGGGTTCTGACAAAACGACACGCCGAAATTTTCTTGCCCAAAGTCATCGAATCATTTTACTTTTTGGAGACGATCTAAATGATTTTGTCTCGGGCGCTAAAGTTTCATTGGAAACGAGAGTCGAGCTTGCAAATAAGTACAAAAATTATTGGGGTGAAAAATGGATTACCATCCCGAATCCTCTATATGGCTCCTGGGAAGCGGCATTGTATGAGTTTGATTATTCTCATTCCAAAGAGCAAAAAATTCAAAAGAAGATGAATAGATTGAATACCCTTAAATGA